A section of the Clostridium sp. TW13 genome encodes:
- a CDS encoding PDZ domain-containing protein, with protein MDLAMHSLKSIAAAIVEPTSTLILITLSVIFYFKNRRNTLMQKMIMGDQLESPLELTLSQIVLGIFAGTVGSIILTYLGVAFNENSGIELLFLISILLMFYKPRLFCFSYSASILGFLALIINAFYSMENMTSSISVNVVALMTFVGVLHILEGILVAFDGHKGSIPVFSNKNGKISGGFALKRYWPMPVALLFILNGSSTVGQSVISTPSWWPLIQHNTMVSILAVGTIQIASLYGVIGYSSYTFTMTKREKCKLSGVCISLYGIALTAVAQIADIGIIGQLIVLVFAPIGHELMLHIQRKIEDARTPLYISDENGICILEVLPNSVADELNLRSGDRILTINNNDIPNEKSIYKIINESSIGIQLEVKKVNGKLETLLIEPLRGKRLGVILVPKAVALDEAIPFDKAKFQDILDKLKKTNKK; from the coding sequence ATGGATTTAGCAATGCATTCTCTAAAATCCATAGCAGCTGCAATAGTTGAACCTACTTCAACTTTAATACTTATAACCTTGAGCGTTATATTTTATTTTAAGAATAGAAGAAATACTTTAATGCAAAAGATGATTATGGGGGATCAATTAGAATCCCCATTAGAGCTTACTTTATCGCAAATAGTATTAGGTATTTTTGCAGGAACTGTGGGAAGTATAATATTAACTTATTTAGGTGTTGCGTTTAATGAAAATTCAGGAATTGAACTTTTGTTTTTAATATCTATATTACTTATGTTTTATAAGCCACGACTTTTTTGTTTTTCGTATTCAGCATCAATTTTGGGATTTTTAGCTCTAATAATAAATGCATTTTATTCTATGGAAAATATGACCTCATCAATTAGTGTAAATGTAGTTGCACTGATGACTTTTGTAGGAGTGTTGCATATCCTGGAAGGCATCTTAGTTGCATTTGATGGACATAAGGGTTCCATCCCAGTATTCTCTAATAAGAATGGAAAGATATCTGGAGGTTTTGCATTAAAAAGATATTGGCCAATGCCAGTAGCGTTACTTTTTATATTAAATGGAAGTAGTACAGTGGGTCAAAGTGTAATATCTACACCAAGTTGGTGGCCATTAATACAGCATAATACAATGGTAAGTATATTAGCTGTAGGAACTATACAAATAGCGTCATTATATGGTGTGATTGGGTATTCATCATATACATTTACTATGACCAAAAGAGAAAAATGTAAGTTGTCTGGAGTCTGTATTTCTTTATACGGAATTGCTTTGACAGCGGTAGCCCAAATTGCTGATATAGGGATAATTGGACAGCTGATAGTATTAGTTTTTGCACCAATAGGTCATGAATTAATGTTGCATATTCAGAGAAAAATTGAAGATGCTAGAACTCCGTTATATATTAGTGATGAGAATGGAATATGCATATTGGAAGTATTACCAAATTCTGTAGCTGATGAATTAAATTTAAGAAGTGGGGATAGAATACTAACTATAAATAATAATGATATACCTAATGAGAAGTCTATATACAAGATTATTAATGAAAGTAGTATAGGAATACAGTTAGAGGTTAAGAAAGTTAATGGAAAGTTAGAAACTTTATTAATAGAACCGCTCAGAGGTAAGAGGTTAGGTGTGATTTTAGTGCCTAAAGCTGTAGCTTTAGATGAAGCTATTCCTTTTGATAAAGCTAAATTTCAAGATATATTAGATAAATTAAAAAAGACAAATAAAAAATAA
- a CDS encoding S41 family peptidase, producing MQNEEQSTEESNRMLRNKKQKKVIITASIVILLIVTNCTSFVAGGFLTFNGVFPWIRDKVIAQKLDGISDVSKYKKLFAIRDTIYKKYDGEIDDNKLLDGAIKGMSQALGDPYTYYMDAKEYKNYMDKVNGSFLGLGINITAKNDKIYVIKPQKGSPAEKAGIKSGDYILKVNGKSYTGAQLDDAIAVMKGDKKEEVKLTILRGDNQTLEIGVVRDEIKNESVSGEMVTSNIGYIMVSGFELYTADDFNAKLAELKKAGMKGLILDLRDNPGGYLFAAVNLVSNFIPKDKLVVSTIDKYNSKEESLSKGGEAIGMPLVLLVNGNSASASEIVSGAVRDYKIGTLVGERTFGKGIVQVTLEDKKDGSALKVTISKYYSPLGINIHKKGIAPDVEVKYPKELLDKPYDRTKDPQFKKALEIVQDKIK from the coding sequence ATGCAAAATGAAGAACAATCTACTGAAGAAAGTAATAGAATGTTAAGAAACAAGAAACAAAAGAAAGTTATAATAACAGCATCAATTGTAATATTATTAATAGTTACTAATTGTACCTCTTTTGTTGCAGGTGGGTTTTTAACATTTAATGGTGTTTTTCCGTGGATAAGAGATAAAGTAATTGCTCAAAAATTGGATGGTATTTCAGATGTAAGTAAATATAAAAAGTTATTTGCTATTAGAGATACAATCTATAAAAAGTATGATGGAGAAATAGATGATAATAAATTGTTAGATGGGGCAATAAAAGGAATGTCTCAAGCATTAGGTGATCCATATACATATTATATGGATGCTAAAGAATATAAAAATTATATGGATAAAGTTAATGGTAGCTTTTTAGGGTTAGGGATTAACATAACTGCAAAGAATGATAAAATATATGTAATAAAACCACAAAAAGGTTCACCAGCAGAAAAAGCAGGTATCAAATCAGGCGATTATATTTTAAAAGTTAACGGAAAATCATATACAGGAGCTCAGTTGGATGATGCTATTGCTGTAATGAAAGGTGATAAGAAAGAAGAAGTAAAGCTTACTATTTTAAGAGGTGATAACCAGACTTTAGAAATAGGTGTTGTTAGAGATGAAATAAAAAATGAATCAGTATCTGGTGAAATGGTAACATCAAATATAGGATATATAATGGTATCAGGATTTGAGTTATATACAGCTGATGATTTTAATGCTAAGCTAGCAGAACTAAAGAAAGCTGGAATGAAGGGGTTAATCCTTGATTTACGTGATAATCCAGGAGGATATTTATTTGCAGCAGTAAATTTGGTATCAAATTTTATTCCTAAGGATAAACTAGTAGTATCTACAATAGATAAATATAATAGCAAAGAAGAAAGTCTTTCAAAAGGCGGAGAGGCTATAGGAATGCCATTGGTTCTACTTGTAAATGGCAATTCAGCTAGTGCTTCAGAAATAGTTTCAGGAGCAGTTAGAGATTACAAAATAGGAACTTTGGTTGGAGAAAGAACTTTTGGTAAAGGAATTGTTCAGGTTACGTTAGAAGATAAAAAGGATGGATCTGCGTTAAAGGTAACAATTTCAAAGTACTACTCTCCTTTGGGAATTAATATTCACAAAAAAGGTATTGCGCCTGATGTTGAAGTTAAGTACCCTAAAGAATTGCTTGATAAACCATATGATAGAACTAAGGATCCGCAATTTAAAAAGGCATTAGAAATTGTGCAAGATAAAATAAAGTAG
- the ftsX gene encoding permease-like cell division protein FtsX, producing the protein MKMSTFNYYIGDAFKSLKRNKTMTIASIATILATLFIFGISLILSLNVNSGVKSVEDKVVIKVYLKKDINISDKNTIQAKLSETKGVREVTYESKEQALENAKKQFADYKEIFEGYDDPAKNPLPTSYTVKVENPDDVKNVINAVKNLSGVESYRNDQQLINSISNFAKTLRWVIIAFVAILAFVSIFLIVNTIKLTVYSRRREIGIMKFVGATDAFIRWPFIIEGMFIGIVGGIISTVVLYFSYKWVYHKIAEAFISFKLVDPSYILYGVSWEFCLAGIAIGVFGSVIALRKFLIV; encoded by the coding sequence ATGAAAATGAGTACATTTAATTATTATATTGGAGATGCATTTAAGAGTTTAAAAAGAAATAAAACTATGACGATAGCTTCTATAGCTACTATATTAGCCACACTTTTTATTTTTGGTATATCATTGATTTTAAGTTTAAATGTGAATAGTGGAGTAAAAAGTGTAGAAGATAAGGTAGTAATAAAGGTATACCTAAAAAAGGATATTAATATTAGTGACAAAAATACTATTCAAGCTAAATTATCAGAAACCAAGGGAGTAAGGGAAGTTACCTATGAAAGTAAGGAACAAGCATTAGAAAATGCAAAAAAGCAGTTTGCAGATTATAAGGAAATTTTTGAAGGATATGATGATCCTGCAAAGAATCCCTTACCAACATCATATACTGTAAAAGTTGAGAATCCTGATGATGTAAAAAATGTAATTAATGCAGTAAAAAATCTATCAGGAGTAGAATCTTATAGAAATGATCAACAATTAATAAATTCAATCTCAAATTTTGCTAAGACATTAAGATGGGTGATAATTGCTTTTGTTGCAATATTAGCGTTTGTTTCAATATTCTTAATAGTAAATACTATAAAGCTTACAGTATATTCAAGAAGAAGAGAAATTGGAATCATGAAATTCGTTGGAGCGACAGATGCATTTATTAGATGGCCATTTATTATAGAAGGTATGTTTATTGGGATAGTAGGTGGAATTATATCTACAGTTGTCTTATACTTTTCATATAAATGGGTATATCATAAGATAGCAGAAGCATTTATTTCATTTAAATTAGTAGACCCATCTTACATATTATATGGAGTATCATGGGAATTCTGTTTGGCTGGAATTGCTATAGGTGTATTTGGTAGTGTTATTGCTTTAAGAAAGTTTTTAATAGTGTAA